One segment of Engraulis encrasicolus isolate BLACKSEA-1 chromosome 7, IST_EnEncr_1.0, whole genome shotgun sequence DNA contains the following:
- the LOC134452058 gene encoding girdin-like, with the protein MQNNADPGGPPLNLPPDLGQPNSAATFGNPAAHPVEKERKAFLTAEEEEIWASNDLNTTRKSELIGLLKSRTRLLETNVHLQQALNGAEDSCAQLEASNNELKAQLKSAQVSSRAIEALKLEMDEVKTALSQSLQNLGSSQAKYIQLQRENKVLKETVEAHNNKVSDISFQRRKDKETMALQKNQMKALKAELRGAMLNIGEKGQMIMERNAMIRDLEVAVDELTAIREVQREKIHDLEEELELALIHGGGSTMGHDGSISVGTNHLSLAQELMSGSLDLENNKPINDQLRTVFMETNAEMATAHLEVPAMQRAEAKHMDLTAEGSGQAKTSSDHNNNVLQVDKSSRPFQTALLVTGVVGIGLFTLWKLKS; encoded by the exons ATGCAAAATAACGCGGATCCAGGTGGTCCACCATTGAATCTGCCGCCGGATTTAGGACAGCCAAACAGCGCAGCCACTTTTGGGAACCCTGCTGCTCACCCCGTGGAAAAAG AGAGGAAGGCTTTCCTcactgcggaggaggaggagatctggGCCTCCAATGACTT GAACACCACCCGCAAAAGCGAGCTGATTGGCCTGCTGAAGTCCAGGACTCGACTGCTGGAGACCAACGTCCATCTTCAGCAGGCCCTCAACGGCGCTGAGGACTCCTGTGCCCAACTGGAGGCTTCAAACAACGAGCTAAAGGCCCAGTTGAAGAG TGCACAGGTGTCGTCAAGAGCCATTGAGGCGCTGAAGCTGGAGATGGACGAGGTCAAGACCGCCCTCAGCCAGAGCCTGCAGAACCTCGGCAGCAGCCAGGCCAAATACATCCAGCTG CAACGGGAGAACAAGGTCCTTAAAGAGACTGTGGAGGCACACAACAACAAG GTGTCGGATATTTCGTTTCAGCGTCGAAAGGACAAAGAAACAATGGCACTTCAAAAAAATCAAATGAAGGCCttgaag GCAGAACTAAGAGGAGCGATGCTGAACATTGGAGAAAAAGGGCAAATGATAATGGAG AGAAATGCAATGATAAGAGATCTGGAGGTGGCTGTGGATGAGTTGACGGCCATCAGAGAG GTTCAGAGGGAGAAGATCCATGATCTGGAAGAGGAGCTCGAGTTGGCCTTAAT ccatggtggtggcagcacCATGGGACATGATGGGTCGATATCAGTTGGCACCAACCATCTGTCGCTGGCGCAGGAGCTAATGAGCGGTTCCCTGGACCTGGAGAACAACAAGCCAATCAACGA ccaaTTAAGAACGGTTTTCATGGAGACCAACGCCGAGATGGCCACTGCCCACCTTGAGGTTCCTGCAATGCAGAGGGCAGAAGCGAAACACATGGATCTCACTGCAGAGGGATCTGGCCAGGCCAAAACCAGCAGTGACCACAACAACAA TGTGCTTCAGGTGGACAAGAGCAGCAGACCTTTCCAGACGGCTCTATTGGTCACAGGGGTGGTTGGAATCGGACTTTTCACCCTGTGGAAGCTGAAATCATAA